A stretch of the Bacillota bacterium genome encodes the following:
- the wecB gene encoding UDP-N-acetylglucosamine 2-epimerase (non-hydrolyzing): MKVMTLFGTRPEIIRLSQVIKQLDRFCEQLLVHTGQNYDPNLSDIFFDELGLRPPDIHLGVQATGFAEQAGQILSRVGEVLSQAKPDRLLILGDTDSGLAAIVAARMRIPVYHMEAGNRCYDDRVPEEINRRIIDHCSHVLMPYTHRSKENLLREGIERQRIFVIGNPIYEVLEAYREQIDSSNVLSRLNVAPKEYFLATLHRAENVDDPTRLEQLLRGLALVADTYQEPMVVSLHPRTADKLARSGLSPQSERVRLLKPLGFFDFVKLERHAHCVLSDSGTVQEECCIFKVPNVTLRDVTERPETIECGSNILTGADPERILQSVTTVLESVCSWMPPAEYLEACVSRTVAKIVLGYL; this comes from the coding sequence ATGAAGGTTATGACTCTTTTTGGGACGCGTCCGGAGATCATCCGCCTCAGTCAGGTGATCAAACAGCTGGACCGCTTCTGTGAGCAACTTTTAGTGCATACGGGTCAGAACTACGATCCTAATCTAAGTGATATCTTCTTTGATGAATTGGGATTACGTCCGCCTGACATTCATCTTGGTGTGCAAGCTACAGGCTTTGCCGAGCAGGCTGGCCAGATATTATCCCGTGTCGGCGAGGTCCTGTCTCAAGCAAAGCCAGATCGTCTCCTAATCTTGGGCGACACTGACAGCGGACTGGCAGCGATCGTCGCAGCTCGTATGAGAATTCCGGTCTATCATATGGAGGCAGGAAACCGGTGCTATGATGACCGCGTTCCGGAGGAGATCAATCGCCGGATCATCGACCACTGCAGTCACGTGTTGATGCCGTACACTCATCGGAGCAAGGAAAACCTGCTACGCGAGGGTATAGAGCGTCAGCGTATCTTCGTCATAGGTAACCCTATCTATGAAGTGCTGGAGGCCTATAGGGAACAGATTGATTCTAGCAATGTGCTAAGCCGCCTGAATGTTGCACCGAAAGAATACTTTCTAGCTACACTCCATCGCGCGGAGAATGTCGATGACCCTACCCGTTTAGAGCAACTATTACGTGGCTTAGCATTAGTTGCAGATACTTACCAAGAACCGATGGTGGTTAGTTTGCATCCGCGGACGGCGGATAAATTGGCTAGATCAGGCCTCAGCCCACAATCAGAGCGTGTTCGCCTCCTGAAGCCGCTGGGGTTCTTTGACTTCGTGAAGCTGGAACGCCATGCTCATTGTGTGTTGAGCGATAGTGGCACTGTCCAGGAGGAATGTTGCATCTTCAAAGTCCCGAATGTGACCCTCCGTGACGTCACAGAACGTCCTGAGACAATCGAATGCGGCAGCAATATCCTCACTGGTGCTGATCCTGAGAGGATCTTGCAATCAGTGACCACAGTGCTTGAGTCGGTATGCTCATGGATGCCGCCGGCTGAGTATCTTGAGGCGTGTGTTTCGAGAACGGTGGCGAAGATCGTGCTGGGGTATTTGTAA
- a CDS encoding AAA family ATPase, whose product MDLTVTIDLPYLWGDQIFKKDKWGTVNFLVGPNGTGKTLFAEKLKTICQAHGMKPRYLNAERLTGLERRTYHGFSHSQMERGLDIGQFPSYKSWGMDYGLSADAFVILKERIDVRIRIEAVLSQLFGRRIRLVEEGGFLKPKLQHISHGDEYELKEKECHGLKELVTLLTFLYDDEYNCLIIDEPELHLHPQFQTFLLQEIRRIAGDPLVDPTHNKKCFFLITHSPYFVDIRTVEDLKHCIVFHPQRPASYIDQLEAEDEWKIKRFLSRLNANQKQFLFSSHPIFVEGYTDQQIFTLIQEKRGRLLGASGSCIIDVGGKDEMDLFFRLCRKLDIEAAFIADLDTLFNGRLRQSTSYDCRSRDYLQNEGVGVDLMSRIGEMEKAIDECLRGVGVELLKPDVAVSESFPQFCEAFHRIQEARDEDKRPKLRYAFLLALRFISQEIKRLTPTEAERIDFIIGRFGKILEAFRRCGVYLLSRGTLESYLSGYAGNIYLPPGETKKSEAYERERDYLLTVELSEEQFRHRYGELLDILDEASRPVRVDPTLHLSYAIGDWIYKVQSAFARGEVRDKDSLQRNAAIEWSLYSRIMDILEFSLTSEGFECRMRLKVLVDPEEREFRFTNATLPADYRLEPTGTVMA is encoded by the coding sequence ATGGATCTTACTGTCACGATTGATTTGCCATATCTATGGGGCGACCAGATTTTCAAGAAGGATAAATGGGGGACTGTCAATTTCCTAGTTGGGCCGAACGGAACGGGAAAGACACTTTTTGCCGAAAAGCTGAAGACCATTTGTCAGGCTCATGGAATGAAGCCTCGATATCTGAATGCTGAGCGTCTTACTGGTCTTGAAAGGCGGACATATCATGGCTTTAGTCATAGTCAGATGGAGCGGGGTCTTGATATTGGCCAGTTTCCGAGTTATAAGAGTTGGGGAATGGACTACGGTCTTTCGGCCGACGCATTTGTTATCCTCAAGGAACGAATTGATGTCAGGATAAGAATTGAGGCGGTCCTTTCACAGTTGTTCGGAAGACGTATCAGGCTAGTGGAAGAGGGAGGATTTTTAAAACCGAAGCTCCAGCATATTAGCCACGGGGATGAATACGAACTAAAGGAAAAAGAGTGCCACGGACTTAAGGAATTGGTTACGCTTTTGACCTTCCTCTATGACGACGAATACAACTGCCTCATTATCGATGAACCGGAACTGCATTTGCACCCTCAATTCCAGACCTTTCTCCTTCAGGAGATTAGGCGGATTGCTGGCGACCCCCTCGTCGATCCGACTCACAATAAAAAGTGTTTCTTCTTGATTACACATTCGCCTTACTTCGTCGATATCCGAACCGTAGAGGATCTGAAGCATTGTATCGTTTTTCATCCACAAAGGCCTGCAAGCTATATAGATCAACTAGAAGCAGAGGATGAGTGGAAGATTAAACGGTTCCTATCGAGGTTGAATGCCAATCAGAAGCAATTTCTTTTTTCTTCCCATCCAATTTTCGTGGAAGGATACACAGATCAGCAAATCTTTACTCTCATACAGGAAAAGAGAGGGAGACTACTAGGAGCATCGGGTAGTTGCATCATTGACGTCGGTGGTAAGGATGAGATGGATCTGTTTTTCAGGTTATGTAGGAAGCTAGATATTGAAGCCGCCTTCATAGCGGATCTAGATACCCTCTTCAATGGAAGATTAAGGCAGTCAACATCGTATGATTGCCGTTCCCGAGATTACCTGCAAAACGAGGGTGTCGGAGTTGATTTGATGTCTAGGATCGGTGAAATGGAGAAAGCAATTGATGAGTGTCTAAGAGGCGTTGGGGTCGAATTGCTTAAGCCCGATGTGGCAGTGAGTGAATCATTTCCGCAGTTTTGCGAGGCCTTTCATCGGATACAGGAAGCTAGGGATGAAGACAAGCGTCCTAAGCTCCGTTATGCATTCTTACTTGCTCTTAGGTTCATTTCGCAGGAGATCAAAAGACTAACGCCGACCGAGGCCGAAAGGATAGATTTTATTATAGGTAGATTTGGGAAGATCCTTGAGGCTTTCAGGCGATGCGGTGTCTATCTGCTATCAAGGGGGACGTTGGAGAGCTATTTGTCAGGTTATGCGGGGAATATCTACCTACCACCAGGCGAAACAAAAAAAAGTGAGGCTTACGAGAGAGAACGCGATTATCTCTTGACCGTCGAATTGAGCGAGGAACAGTTTCGTCATAGGTATGGTGAGCTTCTTGATATATTAGATGAGGCATCACGGCCAGTGAGGGTAGATCCTACGTTGCATTTGAGTTATGCTATTGGCGACTGGATATATAAGGTGCAATCAGCATTCGCTCGTGGCGAGGTCAGGGACAAAGACTCTTTGCAGAGGAACGCGGCAATAGAATGGAGCCTTTACTCAAGAATTATGGATATATTAGAGTTTTCGTTGACCTCAGAAGGTTTTGAGTGCCGCATGAGGCTCAAAGTCCTGGTAGATCCCGAAGAGAGGGAGTTCAGATTTACTAATGCCACCTTGCCCGCAGATTATAGGTTGGAGCCAACCGGGACAGTTATGGCGTAG